From a single Candidatus Bathyarchaeota archaeon genomic region:
- a CDS encoding isocitrate/isopropylmalate dehydrogenase family protein: MTKTYTIAALKGDGIGPEVTEATVKVLEAVEKKSDFKLNILYGEAGAHCIPQHGTNLPAETVELIKKTHACLKGPMTTPEEPGAPVSVAVTLRRMFNLYANVRPSRTFPNVESLKPNIDLIVVRENTEGLYSGAESLLAPGVGVALRIITREASLKVADFAFKLAMKRKKHLTYIHKGNILRITDGIFKDAVKEAQKKYPEVEVDDLHIDAATMQLIKQPEKYDVMVTTNLFGDILSDEAAQVTGSLGLAAGANIGETYGMFEPVHGSAPKYTGMDRVNPIATIMAGAMMLDWLGEKAAAQKIEDAVIAVLKEGKVRTHDLGGTAKGSEITAAIVAKI; encoded by the coding sequence ATGACTAAAACTTACACTATAGCCGCGCTTAAAGGCGACGGCATCGGCCCCGAAGTCACCGAAGCCACCGTCAAGGTGCTTGAAGCGGTAGAAAAAAAATCAGATTTCAAACTTAACATTCTCTACGGCGAAGCAGGAGCACACTGCATTCCACAACACGGAACAAACCTGCCCGCTGAAACCGTGGAACTTATCAAAAAAACCCACGCATGCCTCAAAGGTCCCATGACCACTCCTGAAGAACCAGGCGCACCCGTCAGCGTCGCTGTTACCCTTCGACGAATGTTTAACCTTTACGCTAACGTGCGTCCATCGCGTACTTTCCCAAACGTGGAATCACTCAAACCCAACATCGACCTCATCGTAGTCCGAGAAAACACAGAAGGCCTCTACTCAGGTGCAGAGTCACTGCTTGCCCCCGGCGTTGGGGTGGCGCTTAGAATTATCACGCGTGAAGCCTCCCTAAAAGTCGCGGATTTCGCCTTCAAGTTGGCGATGAAACGCAAAAAACACTTAACCTACATCCACAAAGGCAACATCCTGCGCATAACCGACGGCATCTTCAAAGATGCAGTTAAAGAAGCACAGAAAAAGTATCCTGAAGTCGAAGTGGACGATTTACACATCGACGCAGCCACCATGCAACTCATCAAGCAACCCGAAAAATACGATGTCATGGTTACAACTAACCTCTTCGGCGACATCCTCTCTGACGAAGCGGCGCAGGTTACAGGCAGCTTGGGCTTGGCGGCAGGTGCAAACATTGGCGAAACCTATGGCATGTTTGAACCAGTCCACGGTTCCGCACCCAAATATACAGGCATGGACCGCGTGAATCCCATCGCAACTATAATGGCGGGCGCTATGATGCTGGATTGGCTGGGCGAGAAGGCAGCGGCACAGAAAATCGAAGATGCAGTCATCGCAGTGCTCAAAGAAGGCAAAGTCCGTACCCACGATTTAGGCGGCACCGCGAAAGGCAGCGAAATCACCGCGGCCATAGTTGCAAAAATTTAA
- a CDS encoding OB-fold nucleic acid binding domain-containing protein: MTTQDLIAEITAKNPQITQTQLLEQLERERARTNGLLGDETLLRLIAAKLGVSVQQNNFQSCGTITSGRLLAGLYDVNVSGRLIAVFPVKTFQGEEKSGKFATLMLGDCDGLLRVVLWNEKAELVERGELKPGQTVRLLHGYTREDRYGKVELHMGNKSQIEPLPPEKTNIPPIERFTTKIGALNSNMGNVHVCGTVKAVYGKNGFTRGDTDGVVMRLALRDDSGEVVVVVWNEKVEELERLLRESPRLLLINSRIKEANNGVEVHVDSNTFVSVN, translated from the coding sequence ATGACCACCCAAGACCTAATCGCGGAGATTACAGCCAAAAACCCACAGATAACCCAAACTCAGCTCCTAGAGCAACTGGAGCGTGAGCGGGCTAGAACCAACGGGTTGTTGGGTGACGAAACGCTGTTGCGGTTGATTGCCGCCAAGCTGGGCGTTTCGGTTCAGCAGAACAACTTTCAGAGTTGCGGTACCATAACGTCAGGGCGGCTGCTTGCAGGCTTGTACGATGTTAATGTGTCGGGGCGGTTAATTGCGGTTTTTCCTGTGAAAACTTTTCAGGGCGAAGAGAAATCTGGTAAATTCGCCACTTTGATGCTGGGTGACTGCGATGGGCTTTTGCGAGTGGTGCTTTGGAATGAGAAAGCCGAGTTAGTTGAGCGCGGCGAATTAAAACCTGGGCAAACCGTTCGCCTCCTGCATGGGTACACGCGGGAAGACCGCTATGGCAAAGTCGAGTTACACATGGGCAATAAAAGTCAAATCGAACCGTTACCCCCCGAAAAAACCAACATCCCCCCGATAGAGAGGTTCACAACAAAAATCGGCGCTCTAAACAGCAACATGGGCAATGTTCACGTGTGTGGAACTGTGAAGGCGGTTTATGGCAAAAACGGGTTCACCAGAGGCGACACGGATGGGGTGGTTATGCGGTTGGCTTTGAGGGATGATTCAGGCGAGGTTGTGGTGGTTGTTTGGAACGAGAAGGTTGAAGAGTTGGAGAGGTTGCTACGTGAAAGCCCCCGCCTTTTGTTGATTAACTCCCGAATAAAGGAAGCAAACAACGGCGTTGAAGTCCACGTGGACTCTAACACTTTTGTTTCAGTGAACTAA
- a CDS encoding DUF131 domain-containing protein, which yields MELSLLITIGIALVIVGVVLIVAALIRASVGGEKSGESRVSGAGVIMIGPIPIIFGTDKKAVKTVLVLAIALSVVVLVTFLAYYWLLR from the coding sequence TTGGAGTTGTCCCTTTTAATCACAATCGGCATAGCACTAGTAATAGTTGGCGTTGTACTGATTGTTGCCGCGCTTATCCGCGCCTCAGTTGGCGGCGAAAAAAGCGGTGAAAGCCGAGTAAGCGGCGCTGGGGTAATCATGATTGGGCCGATTCCCATAATTTTTGGGACAGATAAGAAAGCGGTTAAAACGGTTTTGGTTTTGGCGATAGCGCTTTCAGTGGTTGTTTTAGTTACTTTTTTGGCGTATTATTGGCTGTTGAGGTAG
- a CDS encoding DUF131 domain-containing protein, translating into MFSEESSEGGVAVSGRVMSLLLAGFVLVFVGIAVIVVASLVFGNGGSVGGVILIGPIPIVFGSGPNAAWLIGIGVVLTIISVAAFFILNRRTKRSN; encoded by the coding sequence TTGTTCAGTGAAGAAAGCAGTGAAGGGGGAGTTGCTGTTTCTGGCAGAGTGATGAGTTTGCTGCTGGCTGGTTTTGTGCTTGTTTTTGTCGGCATCGCCGTTATAGTTGTGGCGTCGCTGGTTTTTGGCAACGGTGGAAGCGTGGGCGGCGTAATCCTCATCGGGCCCATACCGATCGTTTTCGGTTCAGGCCCAAACGCTGCATGGTTAATCGGCATAGGCGTAGTTTTAACAATAATCAGTGTTGCAGCGTTCTTTATCCTAAACAGGCGTACTAAAAGAAGCAACTAA
- a CDS encoding Hsp20/alpha crystallin family protein has product MSDNDDFSEWVKKRRSSNRDPFFGDIDNMFKEMERMMDEELKDFTQKVPKEYVKERTLPDGSTVKELGPFVYGYSMKIGPDGKPEIQEFGNIKKGLKGPPEVKEEREPLVDIVDNPAEVRVVAELPGVEKTDIKLHGTEDSLDISVDTPQYKYYKEVQLPAKVKVKEATSTYKNGVLEVVLPKQEPSKSRGEPISIG; this is encoded by the coding sequence GTGTCAGATAACGACGATTTTTCTGAATGGGTCAAAAAACGTCGTAGCTCAAACAGAGACCCCTTCTTCGGCGACATAGATAACATGTTTAAAGAGATGGAGCGGATGATGGATGAGGAACTCAAAGACTTCACCCAGAAAGTGCCCAAAGAATATGTAAAGGAGCGTACTTTGCCTGACGGCAGCACTGTGAAGGAGCTTGGGCCATTCGTGTACGGTTACAGTATGAAAATCGGACCCGACGGCAAACCTGAAATCCAAGAGTTCGGCAACATCAAAAAAGGCCTCAAAGGACCTCCAGAAGTCAAAGAAGAACGCGAACCCCTGGTGGACATCGTGGATAACCCTGCTGAAGTCCGCGTGGTAGCCGAGTTGCCAGGTGTGGAGAAAACCGACATAAAACTGCACGGAACCGAAGACTCCCTTGACATCTCCGTGGACACGCCACAGTACAAGTACTACAAGGAAGTCCAGTTGCCAGCTAAAGTTAAAGTCAAAGAAGCCACCTCAACCTACAAAAACGGCGTCTTAGAAGTGGTTTTGCCAAAGCAGGAACCTTCTAAAAGCCGTGGTGAACCAATTAGTATAGGCTAA
- a CDS encoding TldD/PmbA family protein: MAALEKNIMLNLAENTVKAALKLGAAEAEAYVYDGQAVNIGVELGQISKTNRIIDRGIGVRVVANKAIGFAYTNIINDQGAIENVVARALGAAKASKPDPDWNGLPQKKQYSGTEGTFDEKIVALSPEDLVKVTSTMLDAAGGVDKRVFPVEGGVGSGCVSAAIANSSGITGYDKGTIVECSLATLAKEGGAVTPICFEFNAARNYRLDPEWVGKEAAKLAVSALKPKPVESKKAKVILTQFALQDLFAYTLMGAVKADSVQRNQSPFKGKIGEQVASENLTVYDDGLYPAGLRTSVFDGEGIPRQKTPVIEKGILRNFLYDSYTAKKESKESTGNASRAGYLSTPGVETTNFHILPSNKTSKQMLSELGDGLLVYYLQGAHSSNPVNGEFSVVATLCWRIKNGETAHPCRGVMLAGNIFDLLKNVAVVGGNERQMGSLIAPWVMVENMRVIGK, translated from the coding sequence GTGGCAGCGCTTGAAAAAAACATTATGCTCAACTTAGCGGAGAACACGGTGAAAGCGGCGCTTAAGTTGGGTGCAGCGGAAGCAGAAGCTTACGTTTACGACGGTCAAGCAGTTAACATCGGCGTAGAGTTGGGGCAAATCAGCAAAACCAACCGCATAATCGACCGCGGCATAGGCGTGCGCGTCGTCGCAAACAAGGCCATCGGCTTCGCCTACACCAACATAATCAACGACCAAGGCGCCATCGAAAACGTGGTTGCCCGTGCACTAGGCGCAGCGAAAGCAAGCAAACCCGACCCAGACTGGAACGGACTCCCCCAAAAGAAACAATACAGCGGCACCGAAGGCACTTTCGACGAGAAAATTGTTGCGCTCAGCCCTGAAGATTTAGTTAAAGTCACCTCGACGATGCTGGATGCCGCGGGCGGTGTGGATAAGCGTGTGTTTCCAGTTGAGGGCGGAGTGGGAAGCGGATGTGTTTCAGCTGCTATCGCTAATTCTAGTGGCATCACTGGCTACGATAAGGGCACCATCGTCGAGTGCAGCCTCGCGACGCTGGCAAAAGAAGGCGGCGCGGTGACTCCGATTTGCTTTGAATTCAACGCCGCAAGAAACTACCGTCTTGACCCCGAGTGGGTTGGCAAGGAAGCAGCTAAACTGGCGGTTTCAGCGCTAAAACCTAAACCTGTCGAATCAAAAAAAGCCAAAGTCATTCTAACTCAATTTGCTCTCCAAGACCTCTTTGCATACACTCTAATGGGTGCGGTTAAAGCTGATAGTGTACAGAGAAATCAATCGCCGTTTAAGGGCAAAATTGGTGAACAGGTCGCCTCGGAAAATCTAACTGTCTACGACGACGGCTTGTACCCTGCTGGATTACGGACCTCCGTATTCGACGGCGAAGGCATACCTCGACAAAAAACGCCAGTCATCGAAAAGGGTATCTTACGTAACTTCCTCTACGACAGCTACACCGCCAAAAAGGAATCAAAAGAAAGTACTGGCAACGCATCACGCGCAGGTTACCTCTCCACGCCAGGAGTTGAAACCACTAACTTCCACATACTTCCAAGCAACAAAACCTCCAAGCAAATGCTCTCAGAGTTGGGTGACGGTTTGCTTGTCTACTACCTTCAAGGTGCACACAGCAGCAATCCCGTTAACGGAGAATTTTCAGTGGTGGCAACATTATGCTGGAGAATTAAAAACGGCGAAACAGCGCATCCATGTAGAGGTGTGATGTTAGCAGGCAACATATTTGACCTCCTTAAAAACGTCGCGGTAGTGGGGGGTAACGAGCGGCAGATGGGTTCTTTGATTGCTCCATGGGTTATGGTAGAGAATATGCGTGTAATCGGCAAATAA
- a CDS encoding TldD/PmbA family protein, protein MKDLLTKITTAATDKFGAQYAEARAQHIAKTMLTLKEERVEAAKQGIENGVAIRVLVNGAWGFASVGSLDAAILEGALSDACRMAKLASTRLKTPIKLAPSKAVEDHVTVKPKKDPSEVSVEDKIKTALTINKAILGFDGQIKSCGIDYADLLIKGFFVNSEGAAIEQDKLYVWARVTASAQNNGEFTFSREEIGSTKGYELFDEYAPEELGRTVAKRAVEQISAKCPKGGRFPVVLGPNVVGVFVHEAFGHLAEADLALSGGVLASNMGKKIGSNLVTFYDDGTVEGSFGAFKYDDEGVASQKTLLIKDGVVSGLMHNRDTAHKFNTAPTGNARAEDFRVEPIIRMRCTYMAPRDQKLEELLEGVKSGYYFKSFRGGQASLDGTFQVGIQEGYEIKNGEIGPAVRNASISGNTLETLHKVDGVGKDFHLDPGRCGKGQTAFICDGGPHIRVSEVVVGGSA, encoded by the coding sequence TTGAAGGACCTTCTCACAAAAATCACTACAGCCGCCACCGACAAGTTCGGAGCACAGTACGCAGAAGCAAGAGCACAGCACATCGCAAAAACGATGCTGACGCTCAAAGAGGAACGGGTGGAAGCCGCCAAGCAGGGGATAGAAAACGGCGTCGCCATCCGTGTGCTCGTCAATGGTGCATGGGGTTTTGCCTCGGTTGGTTCGCTGGACGCGGCCATTTTGGAGGGTGCCTTGTCGGATGCCTGTCGGATGGCAAAACTGGCGAGCACACGCCTCAAGACGCCGATTAAGCTGGCGCCATCGAAGGCAGTTGAAGACCATGTAACAGTTAAGCCGAAAAAAGACCCCTCTGAAGTGTCAGTGGAGGACAAAATCAAAACCGCGCTGACTATAAATAAAGCTATCCTCGGTTTCGATGGGCAAATCAAAAGTTGTGGAATAGACTATGCTGACTTGTTGATTAAGGGCTTTTTCGTTAACAGTGAAGGCGCTGCAATCGAGCAGGATAAGCTCTACGTGTGGGCTCGTGTCACCGCTTCAGCCCAAAACAACGGCGAGTTTACGTTTAGCCGCGAAGAAATAGGTTCCACTAAAGGCTACGAACTCTTTGACGAATACGCACCCGAAGAATTAGGCAGAACCGTTGCGAAACGAGCCGTCGAACAAATTAGTGCAAAATGCCCAAAGGGTGGCAGATTCCCCGTTGTGTTGGGTCCAAACGTTGTTGGCGTGTTTGTGCATGAAGCGTTTGGGCACTTGGCGGAGGCGGATTTGGCGCTTTCAGGCGGTGTACTGGCTTCCAATATGGGTAAAAAAATAGGCTCAAATCTTGTCACTTTCTACGACGACGGCACAGTGGAGGGCTCGTTTGGCGCATTCAAGTACGACGACGAAGGTGTCGCCAGCCAAAAGACCCTGCTCATAAAAGACGGCGTCGTCTCTGGCTTGATGCATAACCGCGACACCGCACACAAATTCAACACCGCCCCAACAGGCAACGCGCGGGCAGAAGACTTCCGTGTGGAACCCATCATCCGTATGCGATGCACCTACATGGCACCCCGCGATCAAAAACTCGAAGAACTCCTTGAAGGCGTCAAATCAGGTTACTACTTCAAGAGCTTCCGCGGAGGTCAAGCCAGCTTAGACGGCACTTTTCAAGTCGGTATCCAAGAAGGATACGAAATCAAAAACGGAGAAATCGGCCCAGCAGTGCGCAACGCATCCATAAGCGGCAACACACTTGAAACCCTGCATAAAGTGGATGGTGTCGGGAAAGATTTTCATTTGGACCCTGGAAGGTGTGGTAAGGGTCAGACAGCGTTTATCTGTGACGGTGGACCGCACATAAGAGTCAGCGAGGTGGTTGTCGGTGGCAGCGCTTGA
- a CDS encoding glycoside hydrolase family 5 protein: MNKKLVISTVSLLTITLIATLPLVDYHFNSTKTMALHTSGSKILDAYGNVVYLRGIGRSGDLQSPSGMWSEPGEQVFSWDQKWRPIEENLHKMDATLQCYRDYWHVNMIRIFIPVDWWWTDNISRATYEPEAANITISYRHYLETLVQEAAKYGIYVDLCPYSAVNGYLFSRTFEGEPGTWVPNTASYQFIQTVTSDAGRNEMEFWRLWWGSVVERLGGYRNVIFELWNEPGDNKTAFFSYMIEAYKTIRNLGNQNLVFMQWEVGIVPGWQSLTWAPELFSQLKNATSKAPLNVAFTTHTYMHSPYPNLQWAHNYEEVKRQLNAPDMVPQTRNINCTVPLVFNEMGVLDADFIYNYWASVEERFGGGNLTLAQRRAREYSFWTAILQNAKDLGIGVCAYYWMQDSVSVAYGYAGEALVSSDVWTGGSPTPNFAGKTFIETA; this comes from the coding sequence ATGAACAAAAAACTCGTCATCAGCACAGTTTCACTTCTGACAATTACACTGATAGCCACGCTTCCTCTCGTAGATTACCATTTCAACTCAACTAAAACGATGGCTCTTCACACTTCCGGCAGCAAAATCTTGGATGCTTACGGCAACGTCGTTTATTTGCGAGGCATCGGCCGCTCGGGGGATTTGCAGTCGCCGTCTGGCATGTGGTCAGAGCCAGGAGAACAGGTTTTTAGCTGGGACCAAAAATGGCGACCTATAGAGGAGAATCTGCACAAAATGGATGCCACATTGCAGTGCTACCGCGATTACTGGCACGTCAACATGATACGCATCTTCATACCCGTGGATTGGTGGTGGACAGACAACATCTCACGCGCGACCTATGAACCCGAAGCCGCCAACATAACCATAAGCTATCGACATTACCTCGAAACACTGGTACAAGAAGCAGCCAAATACGGCATCTACGTCGATCTATGCCCCTACAGCGCCGTAAACGGCTACCTGTTTAGCAGAACCTTCGAGGGGGAACCCGGCACATGGGTACCCAACACCGCCAGCTACCAATTCATCCAAACCGTAACCTCCGATGCAGGACGAAACGAGATGGAGTTTTGGCGGCTATGGTGGGGCAGCGTCGTTGAACGGTTGGGTGGATACAGAAACGTGATTTTTGAGTTGTGGAATGAACCAGGCGACAACAAAACCGCCTTCTTTAGCTACATGATTGAAGCTTACAAAACCATCCGCAACTTAGGCAACCAAAATCTGGTGTTCATGCAGTGGGAAGTAGGCATCGTGCCAGGCTGGCAGAGCCTCACTTGGGCACCTGAACTTTTCAGCCAACTAAAAAACGCCACAAGCAAAGCACCCCTAAACGTAGCCTTTACCACACACACCTACATGCATTCCCCTTACCCCAACCTGCAATGGGCACACAACTACGAAGAAGTCAAACGCCAACTAAACGCACCCGACATGGTGCCCCAAACCAGAAACATCAACTGCACAGTACCACTGGTTTTCAACGAAATGGGCGTGCTCGACGCAGATTTCATCTACAACTACTGGGCCAGTGTTGAGGAACGCTTCGGCGGAGGCAACTTGACTTTGGCGCAGAGACGCGCCCGCGAATACAGCTTCTGGACAGCGATTCTGCAAAACGCCAAAGACCTTGGTATAGGTGTCTGCGCTTACTATTGGATGCAGGACTCGGTGTCGGTTGCTTACGGTTACGCTGGGGAAGCACTAGTTTCAAGTGATGTATGGACTGGAGGTTCGCCTACACCTAACTTTGCAGGCAAAACCTTCATAGAAACCGCTTAA
- a CDS encoding sugar phosphate isomerase/epimerase: MSNGIFSKLRINENFKAAKNLGFQDIEFNMKSIKKEHDTDVYREQKALAASGLNCLTLHSAVLHVKDPIEVHQAVYYGKISLECARALKAPLMTVHSNVSKKLPAKVRAECLEAVFGEINPFAKKLGIKLSLENLSFNSTGFGKNVEELEEVLGVIDPKGEMGFTFDLCHALETKVVDELLDRFGSRVCNVHMADKHHKPFFERKTELTHFLSALHGFGYDGPITLELVHTTSMADIAKTKKLFENLLKEY; encoded by the coding sequence TTGTCTAACGGAATTTTCAGTAAACTTCGCATTAACGAGAATTTCAAAGCTGCCAAAAACCTCGGATTCCAAGACATCGAATTCAACATGAAATCCATCAAAAAAGAACATGACACCGACGTTTACCGCGAACAGAAGGCGTTGGCGGCTTCAGGCTTAAACTGTTTAACTCTACATTCAGCCGTGTTGCACGTTAAAGACCCCATTGAAGTGCATCAGGCGGTGTATTACGGCAAGATTTCGCTGGAGTGCGCCCGAGCCTTAAAGGCGCCATTGATGACTGTGCACTCAAACGTCTCAAAGAAGCTGCCAGCTAAAGTTAGAGCTGAATGTTTAGAAGCAGTTTTTGGGGAAATCAACCCTTTCGCAAAAAAGTTAGGCATCAAACTCTCACTGGAAAATCTCTCGTTTAACTCAACTGGGTTTGGCAAAAATGTTGAGGAACTCGAAGAGGTACTTGGCGTCATCGACCCAAAGGGTGAGATGGGGTTCACGTTTGATTTGTGCCATGCATTGGAGACAAAGGTTGTTGATGAATTGCTAGACAGGTTTGGTAGCCGCGTCTGCAACGTGCATATGGCTGATAAGCATCACAAGCCTTTCTTTGAGAGAAAAACCGAACTTACCCATTTTCTATCGGCGCTGCATGGTTTCGGTTATGATGGCCCTATTACGTTAGAGCTTGTGCATACTACTTCGATGGCTGACATCGCTAAAACCAAAAAATTATTCGAAAACCTGTTAAAAGAGTATTAA
- a CDS encoding PocR ligand-binding domain-containing protein: MRSRKVREDTLGSGKFLLELYRKALTLPDQELYDYFLDHAVNLTKSKIGFFHFVSDDQKTIALTTWNKEALKNCTANYVNHYPMAEAGNWADCIRFRRPIIYNDFKNSPNQKGLPKGHVPLKRMLGIPIIEKGKTKAIFGVGNKKAPYTQRDIDQLELIGTELNRIISQRRADAELLESKEKYQVLFENMVDGFAFCQMVYDKQDKPRDFICLEVNQAFERILRVKKEQVLGKKATEAFHSLRNVDPHVFNTLGLVASTGFEEKFEIFIDAFGIWLDVSAFSPKKGYFAVIIEDITQRKKAEEALKESEGHLKRSQEIAHVGSWELDLVANKLVWTDEVYRIFGVKRSEFGATYGDFLSCVHPVDREIVDKQYNASLDEGKDNFEIEHRVVKKESGEVRIVHEKCFHIRDKYGEVIRSVGMVQDVTERKKAEQALRESEERLKLKLDSVLSPDIEIGENDLANIIDVPSLQSTMDRLYEVTNMGFALIDLKGKVLVGTGWQDICTKFHRVNPRTCKNCIESDIELSRGLKKGQISLYKCKNSMWDVVTPLFIGDKHVGNVFFGQFFFDDEIPDRSIFVTQAERYGFNKEEYLAAFDRVPRFSRENTEALMRFYAGLSEMLSKISLANLKLAKSLNTQKELQFKLEDKAAEVKAYASQMEQLAEQRAKQLKDAERLSAIGATAGMVGHDIRNPLQAITNELYLARKEIEALPNGEEKTSLQGSIHSIEENLVYINKIVADLQDFARPLNPKPEPVFIKKSIADALSIVVVPDNVKVTLEIQENMQQLKVDPTMIKRVIVNLVQNAVQAMPKGGDLTITASTKKHNMEISVEDTGEGIPVVVQHKLFTPLMTTKAKGQGFGLAVVKRMTEAMGGTVAFWSEEGKGTKFTLKFPV, translated from the coding sequence TTGCGTTCACGTAAGGTTAGGGAGGACACTTTAGGTAGCGGAAAATTTTTACTTGAACTATACCGAAAAGCCCTAACATTGCCTGACCAAGAACTCTACGATTACTTTTTAGACCACGCAGTTAACCTCACAAAAAGCAAGATAGGTTTCTTTCACTTCGTTAGCGACGACCAAAAAACAATCGCGTTAACCACTTGGAACAAAGAAGCGCTGAAAAACTGCACAGCCAATTATGTTAATCACTATCCGATGGCTGAGGCGGGGAACTGGGCTGACTGCATCCGTTTCAGGCGCCCCATAATTTACAATGACTTCAAAAATAGCCCAAACCAGAAAGGTCTCCCAAAAGGGCATGTTCCACTAAAACGGATGCTGGGAATACCCATAATTGAGAAAGGAAAAACAAAAGCAATTTTTGGGGTTGGAAACAAAAAAGCTCCCTATACTCAGAGAGACATTGACCAGCTTGAATTAATCGGAACAGAACTCAACCGAATAATAAGTCAGCGCCGCGCGGACGCAGAATTGTTGGAGTCTAAAGAGAAGTATCAGGTGCTCTTTGAGAACATGGTTGATGGGTTTGCTTTCTGTCAAATGGTTTATGATAAGCAGGATAAACCGCGGGATTTCATATGTTTAGAGGTTAACCAAGCTTTTGAGCGGATATTGAGGGTGAAAAAGGAGCAGGTGCTTGGAAAAAAAGCAACAGAAGCTTTCCATTCGCTTAGAAATGTTGACCCGCATGTTTTTAACACTCTGGGGTTAGTAGCGTCTACTGGGTTTGAAGAGAAATTTGAAATATTCATAGATGCATTCGGTATTTGGTTGGATGTATCTGCTTTTAGCCCAAAAAAAGGGTACTTTGCTGTTATAATCGAAGATATTACTCAACGTAAAAAAGCTGAAGAAGCGCTAAAAGAAAGCGAAGGACATCTAAAACGAAGCCAAGAAATCGCGCATGTAGGCAGTTGGGAACTGGATTTAGTTGCTAACAAGCTGGTGTGGACTGATGAGGTTTACAGAATTTTTGGAGTTAAACGCTCAGAATTCGGTGCAACCTATGGAGATTTTTTAAGTTGTGTGCACCCTGTCGACCGCGAAATTGTTGATAAGCAGTATAATGCTTCACTCGACGAGGGTAAAGACAACTTTGAAATTGAGCACCGTGTGGTAAAAAAAGAATCAGGCGAAGTACGGATAGTTCACGAAAAATGTTTCCATATACGGGACAAGTACGGCGAAGTAATTCGCTCTGTTGGTATGGTTCAAGACGTCACTGAACGCAAAAAGGCAGAACAAGCCCTAAGAGAAAGCGAAGAACGCCTTAAACTGAAACTTGACTCAGTACTCTCTCCAGATATCGAGATAGGCGAAAACGACCTCGCAAACATAATCGATGTGCCTTCATTACAGTCCACCATGGATCGTCTCTACGAAGTTACAAACATGGGTTTTGCGTTAATCGACCTCAAAGGAAAAGTTCTCGTTGGGACAGGGTGGCAAGATATCTGTACCAAATTTCACCGCGTCAACCCTCGCACATGCAAAAACTGTATCGAAAGTGACATTGAACTTTCAAGGGGCCTCAAAAAGGGTCAGATAAGCCTCTATAAATGCAAAAACAGCATGTGGGATGTGGTTACTCCGCTTTTCATCGGCGACAAACACGTCGGCAACGTCTTTTTCGGTCAATTCTTCTTTGACGACGAAATCCCAGACCGAAGCATTTTCGTTACTCAAGCAGAAAGATATGGGTTCAACAAGGAAGAATATCTCGCGGCATTTGACCGTGTTCCCAGGTTTAGCCGCGAAAACACTGAGGCATTGATGCGGTTTTATGCGGGGTTGTCTGAGATGCTGTCTAAAATTAGCCTTGCAAACCTAAAGCTTGCTAAATCGTTGAACACACAAAAAGAGTTACAGTTCAAGCTGGAAGATAAAGCTGCTGAAGTAAAAGCGTATGCTTCCCAGATGGAGCAGCTAGCCGAACAGAGGGCTAAGCAGCTTAAAGATGCCGAACGCTTATCTGCGATTGGCGCCACCGCTGGTATGGTTGGTCATGATATCCGTAACCCGCTGCAGGCTATTACTAATGAACTGTACTTGGCGCGCAAAGAAATAGAGGCCCTGCCAAATGGGGAAGAAAAAACCAGCTTGCAGGGAAGCATCCACAGTATTGAAGAAAATCTTGTCTACATCAACAAGATTGTTGCGGACCTGCAGGATTTCGCCAGACCACTTAACCCAAAACCAGAACCAGTTTTCATAAAGAAGTCGATTGCCGACGCGCTTTCGATAGTGGTTGTTCCAGATAACGTGAAGGTTACTTTGGAAATCCAAGAAAACATGCAGCAACTAAAAGTAGACCCTACAATGATAAAGCGGGTTATTGTGAATTTGGTGCAGAACGCAGTTCAAGCTATGCCTAAAGGCGGCGACCTCACCATAACCGCTTCAACCAAGAAGCATAACATGGAGATTTCGGTGGAAGACACAGGTGAAGGCATCCCAGTTGTTGTGCAGCATAAACTTTTCACGCCTTTGATGACTACTAAAGCCAAGGGGCAAGGTTTCGGTTTAGCTGTAGTTAAACGGATGACTGAAGCGATGGGTGGAACAGTGGCTTTTTGGAGTGAAGAAGGCAAAGGAACCAAGTTTACGCTGAAATTTCCAGTTTAG